The window GTGACTCTGCAAAGGTGAAAGTAAATATTCTTCAACTCAAAAACGCACCCGGAGAGAGTTTGCCTTTTCATATTCAGGATACCATGGAGAAACTGAATTATGACGGGCAGGTTATTGATTTTGAGGGTCCGGTGGAAGTGCGCGGAGAAGTAACCAATGAAAAGGGTCGTTTTATTTTGAAGGGTGTCGCCGGGGCTACCATAGCCACTGGTTGTGTCAATTGTCTTGAGCTTTTTCACATGAGACTGGAAGGAAAATTAGACGAGGTTTACGTGCCGTCCGGCGGGATGTCCGGGGACGCTGTAGAAGGCGAACCGGTATTTTTTGACGGGGATGCAATCAACATCAAGCCGGAGGTCATCAATTCCCTGCTGATGGAGCTGCCCATGCGTCTAGTTTGTTCAAAAGATTGCCGGGGACTTTGTCCCCAGTGCGGCAGCAACTTGAACGTAAAGCAATGTAATTGTGAGAGAGAACATATTGACCCCAGACTGGCGGTCTTAAAAAAATTAAAATAATGAATGCTTTTGTTTTTTAAAGGGGGTGTAAGAAAATGGGTGTACCGAAGCGAAAACTTGCTAAGCATAGAGGTAGACAGCGCAGGGCTATGAATATGAAACTGGAAGCCCCCAGCCTGGTAGCGTGCCCCCAGTGCCGCGCTTTAATCCAACCGCATCACTTGTGCCCTGAATGTGGTTATTATAAGAACCGGGAAGTTGTTGCGGCTGCAGATAAGTAAGAATTCTGAAACCCTTTCTTCAAAAATGAAGGAAGGGTTTTTAGTTTCACTTTCAGAAATATATAAAATTTTTATAGAAGGAAAAGAGAAAGGTGAAAGGCTTGGGTATGCAGAAATTACTAAAGGGAACCAGGTTTTCTTTATTCTGGAAATTTATGCAAAAAGGTTTGCGCTGGGAGAGGTTTCCGGTTATAATTAGCACCAGGTACTAATTATGCTATGGTGGTTACGGAAATGGCCAGAGGTGGAAATAGAAAGGTTCAGAGGCAGGAGCGGTTGGTCCGTTACCTTGCTCACAATCCCTTATTAACGGATGAGGAATTAGCGGAATTGTTTGGGGTCAGTATTCAAACCATCCGCCTGGACCGGACAGAGTTAAAAATTCCAGAACTACGGAAACGAATGAAAACCGCCCTGAAGGGTGATTTACCCCTAAGGTCCCTGGGAAGCGACGAGGTCTTTGGCGACCTGCTGGATATTGCTGTGGGCCAGTACGCCGTATCCATGTTAACCATTACTCCGGAAATGACCTTTCGAAAAAATTTGGTAGCCAGGGGCCATCATCTTTTTGCCCAGGCAAATTCCCTGGCTGTGGCGGTGATTGATGCCGAGGTGGCCTTAACCG is drawn from Desulforamulus ruminis DSM 2154 and contains these coding sequences:
- a CDS encoding YceD family protein, with the protein product MKVNILQLKNAPGESLPFHIQDTMEKLNYDGQVIDFEGPVEVRGEVTNEKGRFILKGVAGATIATGCVNCLELFHMRLEGKLDEVYVPSGGMSGDAVEGEPVFFDGDAINIKPEVINSLLMELPMRLVCSKDCRGLCPQCGSNLNVKQCNCEREHIDPRLAVLKKLK
- the fapR gene encoding transcription factor FapR; protein product: MARGGNRKVQRQERLVRYLAHNPLLTDEELAELFGVSIQTIRLDRTELKIPELRKRMKTALKGDLPLRSLGSDEVFGDLLDIAVGQYAVSMLTITPEMTFRKNLVARGHHLFAQANSLAVAVIDAEVALTGSARVLFKLPVKAGQKIVARAQIRNQQDHKYMVRVVSRVEDAIVFEGIFTVFALEEEGIV
- the rpmF gene encoding 50S ribosomal protein L32 — translated: MGVPKRKLAKHRGRQRRAMNMKLEAPSLVACPQCRALIQPHHLCPECGYYKNREVVAAADK